A single region of the Microcella sp. genome encodes:
- a CDS encoding ATP-binding protein, with the protein MDSALLVPLALTLGVTIGAGAVATVVAAARRGRMAAEVASTTVPDGVDQVVEALESAGVVLDYSNSVVKASPGALALGLVWHRTLVHARLVELVERVRRSGEPLTEEVELSRGPLGDAALHLSVRVARLGSRFVLLLAEDRTESHRLDAVRRDFVANISHELKTPIGAIGLLSEALGHAAEDPVQVRRFADQLHKESERLASMTQEIIELSRLQAKDALSHPEMVEIDAVVAAAIDQNRVLADAHRITLASGGERGLRVWGDETMLITAVHNLIANAVQYSPSPSRVGVGVIATDDIIEIAVTDQGIGIPEDELDRVFERFFRVDQARSRATGGTGLGLSIVKHVVQNHGGDVRVWSQPGRGSTFTIRLPRVDQPAPTPLKART; encoded by the coding sequence ATGGACTCGGCACTGCTCGTGCCCCTCGCTCTCACCCTCGGGGTGACGATCGGGGCGGGAGCCGTCGCGACCGTCGTGGCGGCGGCTCGGCGGGGGCGAATGGCCGCCGAGGTGGCGTCGACCACGGTGCCCGATGGGGTCGACCAAGTGGTCGAGGCGCTCGAGTCTGCCGGGGTCGTGCTCGACTACAGCAACAGTGTCGTGAAGGCCTCGCCCGGCGCCCTGGCCCTCGGGCTGGTCTGGCACCGCACGCTCGTGCACGCTCGACTGGTCGAGCTGGTCGAGCGAGTGCGACGCAGCGGCGAGCCGCTCACCGAAGAGGTCGAGTTGAGCCGCGGGCCCCTGGGCGACGCGGCCCTGCACCTCTCGGTGCGGGTCGCCCGTCTGGGCAGCCGTTTCGTGCTGCTGCTCGCCGAAGACCGCACCGAATCTCATCGGCTCGACGCGGTGCGTCGAGACTTCGTCGCCAACATCAGCCACGAGTTGAAGACTCCGATCGGGGCGATCGGTCTGCTGAGCGAGGCGCTCGGCCACGCCGCCGAAGATCCGGTGCAGGTGCGACGCTTCGCCGACCAGCTCCACAAAGAGTCAGAGCGGCTCGCGAGCATGACGCAAGAGATCATCGAGTTGTCTCGACTGCAGGCCAAAGACGCCCTCAGCCATCCTGAGATGGTCGAGATCGACGCGGTGGTCGCGGCGGCGATCGACCAGAACCGCGTGCTGGCAGACGCCCACCGCATCACCCTCGCGAGCGGCGGCGAGCGCGGCCTGCGGGTGTGGGGCGATGAGACCATGCTCATCACCGCGGTGCACAACCTCATCGCGAACGCCGTGCAGTACTCGCCCTCGCCCTCGCGCGTGGGGGTGGGGGTCATCGCCACCGACGACATCATCGAGATCGCCGTCACCGACCAGGGCATCGGTATTCCCGAAGACGAGCTCGACCGCGTCTTCGAGCGCTTCTTCAGAGTCGATCAGGCTCGCTCTCGCGCCACGGGCGGCACAGGGCTGGGCTTGAGCATCGTCAAGCACGTGGTGCAGAACCACGGCGGCGATGTTCGGGTCTGGTCGCAACCCGGCCGTGGCTCTACGTTCACCATCCGCCTGCCGCGCGTCGACCAGCCGGCACCGACTCCCCTGAAGGCACGCACATGA
- a CDS encoding response regulator transcription factor, with protein MTRILIVEDEPALSEPLSYLLTREGYETTVVDDGLAAVSTFEQSGADLVLLDLMLPGMSGTEVCRELRQRSSVPIIMLTAKDSEVDIVVGLELGADDYVTKPYSTRELLARIRAVLRRQTDDSDIDDGVLTAGTVRMDVDKHQVTVEGREIAMPLKEFELLELLLRNAGRVLTRGQLIDRVWGADYFGDTKTLDVHVKRIRSKIETDPSNPQMLVTVRGLGYRFED; from the coding sequence ATGACCCGCATTCTCATTGTCGAAGACGAGCCGGCGCTGTCTGAGCCGCTCTCATACCTGTTGACCCGCGAAGGCTACGAGACCACCGTGGTCGACGACGGGCTCGCCGCGGTGTCGACGTTCGAGCAATCGGGCGCCGACCTCGTGCTGCTCGACCTCATGCTGCCGGGCATGTCGGGCACCGAGGTGTGCCGCGAGCTGCGGCAGCGCTCGAGTGTGCCGATCATCATGCTGACGGCGAAAGACAGCGAGGTCGACATCGTCGTGGGGCTCGAGCTGGGGGCAGACGACTACGTCACGAAGCCGTACTCGACTCGCGAACTGCTCGCGCGCATCCGGGCGGTGCTGCGTCGTCAGACCGACGACAGCGACATCGATGACGGCGTGCTCACGGCGGGCACGGTGCGCATGGATGTCGACAAGCACCAGGTGACGGTCGAGGGCCGCGAGATCGCGATGCCGCTGAAAGAGTTCGAGCTGCTCGAACTGCTGCTGCGCAACGCCGGGCGCGTGCTGACGCGCGGTCAGCTCATCGACCGCGTGTGGGGTGCCGACTACTTCGGTGACACGAAGACGCTCGATGTGCACGTCAAGCGCATCCGGTCGAAGATCGAGACCGACCCCTCGAATCCGCAGATGCTCGTCACCGTGCGCGGACTCGGCTACCGCTTCGAAGACTGA
- the phoU gene encoding phosphate signaling complex protein PhoU, producing the protein MREVFQQELREVRERLVEIAGLVADSIDNATRAFNESNVSLAETVISDDAKIDAAAAELDELAINILARQQPVARDLRVVVSALRISASLERMGDMSEHIAQLARYRFPDKVVPKSLRGTFKEMGALDVEIARKLVELLETEDLSIAEYIRDEDDKIDALHLSVFDKVLGESWKGEAVDTVDATLASRYHERFADHAVSIAKKVQYLATGDWVQADD; encoded by the coding sequence ATGCGCGAAGTATTCCAGCAAGAGTTGCGCGAGGTGCGCGAGCGCCTCGTCGAGATCGCGGGCCTCGTCGCCGACTCGATCGACAATGCGACCCGCGCCTTCAACGAGTCGAACGTCTCGCTCGCCGAGACCGTCATCAGCGATGACGCCAAGATCGACGCCGCCGCCGCCGAGCTCGACGAGCTGGCCATCAACATTCTCGCCCGCCAGCAGCCCGTCGCGCGCGACCTGCGCGTCGTCGTGAGCGCGCTGCGCATCAGTGCATCGCTCGAGCGCATGGGCGACATGTCAGAGCACATCGCGCAGCTCGCCCGCTACCGCTTTCCTGACAAGGTGGTGCCCAAGAGCCTGCGCGGCACCTTCAAAGAGATGGGCGCTCTCGACGTCGAGATCGCGCGCAAGCTCGTCGAGCTGCTCGAGACCGAAGACCTCTCGATCGCCGAATACATTCGCGATGAAGACGACAAGATCGACGCGCTGCACCTCAGCGTGTTCGACAAGGTGCTCGGCGAGAGCTGGAAGGGCGAAGCCGTCGACACCGTCGACGCGACGCTCGCCTCCCGCTACCACGAGCGGTTCGCCGACCACGCCGTGTCGATCGCCAAGAAGGTGCAGTACCTCGCGACCGGCGACTGGGTTCAGGCCGACGACTGA